One window of the Nicotiana tabacum cultivar K326 chromosome 4, ASM71507v2, whole genome shotgun sequence genome contains the following:
- the LOC107783967 gene encoding protein EARLY FLOWERING 4, whose translation MEDSSNLNRHRQSLEKCRSRNSAATTNNCRSHQYRDDDFSIEKGDSETWNSFSNKYRQVQSVLDRNRLLIQQVNENHQSRTHNSMVQNVGLIQELNGNISKVASLYSDFNTDFRTMVHQRKNGV comes from the coding sequence ATGGAAGACAGTTCAAATCTCAATCGCCACCGTCAATCCTTGGAAAAATGCCGCTCCCGTAATTCTGCAGCCACCACTAATAATTGCCGCAGCCACCAATATAGGGATGACGACTTTAGTATCGAAAAAGGTGACTCTGAGACGTggaatagtttttcaaacaaatacAGACAAGTGCAATCGGTGTTGGATCGAAATAGATTACTGATTCAACAGGTTAACGAGAACCATCAATCAAGAACGCACAATAGTATGGTGCAGAACGTGGGCCTAATTCAGGAGCTGAACGGAAACATATCAAAGGTTGCTTCTCTCTATTCTGATTTCAATACCGACTTCAGAACCATGGTTCATCAGCGGAAGAACGGCGTTTGA